The Bradyrhizobium sp. LLZ17 genomic sequence GATCTCGGTCCCTGCACGTTGAAGCGCAACGTTTTTGGGAGACCGTCATGGCTGATCAAACCAAAACCTCGATGTCCCGCCGGCACGTCGTCCACGCGGCGAGCGCAACGCTTGCTGCTGCTTCGCTGGCCCCTTCAACAGCGAAAGGAAATACGTCCATGCCCGAGCAGGACCTGATCGATCCCGTTACGCGCTATCCGAAGCCGCCGTTCAAGAAGCAGTCGCAGCCGTGGCCCGGGCTTGCCGGCAAGATGGAGCCGCGGCCGGACCATGGCGAGACCAGCTACAGGGGCTCGGGCCGGCTGGCCGGCCGCAAGGCGCTGATCACCGGTGGCGATTCCGGAATGGGCCGCGCCGCCGCGATTGCCTATGCCCGCGAGGGCGCCGATGTCGCCATCAACTATCTGCCGGCTGAGGAGCCGGATGCGCAGGAGGTGATCGCGCTGATCAAGAAGGAGGGACGCAACGGCCTCGCCATTCCCGGCGATCTCAAGGATGAGGCGTTCTGCAAGAGGCTCGTCGACCAGGTCGTGCAGGAGCTGGGCGGTCTCGACATCATCGTCAGCAACGCAGCGCGGCAGCAGACGCGGGCTTCCATCCTCGATGTCACATCCGAAGATTTCGACGCGACCATGAAGACCAACATCTACGCACCATTCTGGATCATCAAGGCCGCGCTGCCGCATCTGAAGCCGGGCTCATGCATCATCGGCACGACCTCCGAACAGGCCTACGACCCCTCGCCCGATCTCTACGACTACGCGCAGACCAAGGCGGCGACGATGAACTACGTGAAGTCGCTGGCCAAGCAACTTGGTTCGAAGGGCATTCGGGTCAACGGCGTCGCTCCGGGGCCGATCTGGACGCCGCTCCAGGTCTCCGGCGGCGCCACGATGGACAAGCTCGAAAAGTTCGGCGGCGTGACACCGCTCGGCCGCCCCGGCCAGCCCGCCGAGCTCGCCTCGATTTACGTCCAGCTCGCAGCCGCTGACGCCAGCTATGCCACCGGCCAAGTGTATGGCGCCTCCGGCGGCGCCGGGAATCCGTAATCGTCGTCGGGGCAGCGCCGCACCAGCGAGGAACCTTCATTGTCATCAAAGCTTTACAAAGCGTCATGAAGGACATCTCGCCGGAGAACGATGGCATTCATAGAGGTCAAACCCACCCGAGTAGACACGGCGGTCGCGAACCAAATCGCGGCGCACACCAATCCAGGCATTGAGCACGCCGCAGAGACTCTGACCTGGGGCGCTGACGAGCACGTGCTGCTCGCGCTGGTGGCGGCCGGGTGGCTCTCTGCCCACCTTCTGCAACCGCGACGGCAGCGCCGCATCGCCAACCACGTTCTGACTGTTTCAGTGGCGACGGCCTTGCTGCCGCATGTTCTGAAATCGGTGTTCGATCAGACCAGGCCGGACCGGTTGACGGTGCGCGGACATCAAAATGGCGCCCCTGTTTCTGGGCGGGCGCGCGATGCCTTCCCCTCCGGTCACGCCGTTCACATGGGCGCAATTGCCTCGGCCGCCGGCCTGCTGCCGCCAACGCCGCGCCGGCTGGTGCGCTCGGTTGCGGTCGCGCTTTCACTGACACGGATTGCGGTGCTCGCGCATTGGACGAGCGACGTGGTGGCAGGCTTCGCGCTCGGCGCTGCCGTGGAGAGACTGCTCAGGCCCTGGACGCAGGCAAGGCCGCGCAGCCGGCAGCACAAGTCACAGGCACGGTCATGACCGAATATGTCGTGCGCTTCATTGCCGGCGGCGTGATCGTCTCCGCGTTCGCGATCCTCGGGGACATGCTCAGGCCGAAGAGCTTTGCAGGCCTGCTCGGCGCCGCCCCTTCTGTGGCGCTGGCGACGCTTGGCATTGTCGTCGTCCAGCACGGATCTCATTATGCCGCCGCCGAAAGCTGGACCATGATCTATGGTGCCGTCGCCCTCGGCTGCTACAGCGTCGCGGTCTGCCACCTGCTGATGCGATACTCTCTGAACGCATTGCCGGCCACCATCCTCGCTTCGGCCGTGTGGCTTGCGGTCGCCTTTGGACTGCTTGCAGGTTTCGGAGGTGCGGCCTGATGCTGGTCAAGATGTCACCATCGGCGCTGAAGCGGACACAATGGTACGAGTATGGAATCCGCTTTGTACTCGGCGGACTGGCGACCGTCCTCGCCGGGGCTCTCGGCGCGCGCTTTGGAGCGTCGGTCGGCGGCCTCTTTCTCGCGCTTCCCGCGATCTTCTGCGCCAGCGCAACGCTGGTCGAGAGCCATGAACGCCGTTCCAAGGAGAAGGCCGGTCTGTCCGGGCGCAGACGCGGCCAGCAGGCCGCGGCGCTCGACGCCGCAGGTGCCGGCCTCGGCAGTATCGGCCTCGTTGCGTTCGCCGTTGTGTTTTCCGTGACAGCGGAAGCGAGCATCATCGGCGCGTTCGCCCTCGCCATCGTGGCTTGGGCCGTGGTGTCGGTGTCAGCGTGGTGGCTGAGGCGAAAGCTTCGCGCCGTCTCTCGCCATCCCCGGGCCGAACACCGTGTCCGATCAACAGGAAGCCGGGGCTCCCTGTCGTAAGCTCAGAGGGTTGCTCGAAGGTGGTGAGGCTCAGACCGTCTTCGCATCTTCTGTCCTCGGGGGCTGCAAGCCGGAGCTATTGGCCCAGCGCTCGACTTGCTCAATTACCTTCTGATGGCTCGGACGCACGGGCTTCTGCGCTTCGGCCTCGTCAGAAAGCTTGCGGGGTAACCTGACCTCGTCCGTCATGGTACGTCTCCCTTCCCCTTTAAAATGCGTCTCCGCGCGAAACGTTTCAAAGCATTATCTTACTGATTTGCATCGACTATCTCGCTCAACTGACGCTTCTTGAGGTTGCTGTGGAACTCGCGGCAAGTTGGCGAGTTGAGTAAACTACGCAACTTGCTCAATTTGCGTGCTGGGAACCATGAACGACCTTCGCGCCGAGCGCCTCCAAGTGATGCTTTCGCCGGAAGAGCTGGCCGCAACCGACGATTTCCGGTTCAAACACCGCATGCCGACGCGCGCCGCGGCGGTTCGCGAGTTGCTCAAATTCGGGCTCGCAGCAGCGGGGATCGAGACCGAGCTCGGCTCCTCCGCCGGCGTCAAATCAAGCGAGTATGGCGTATTTGGCCGCGGTCCTGCGGGACACACGCCGGCAAAGGCCGACGGCGAGGGCACGGAG encodes the following:
- a CDS encoding SDR family oxidoreductase; protein product: MADQTKTSMSRRHVVHAASATLAAASLAPSTAKGNTSMPEQDLIDPVTRYPKPPFKKQSQPWPGLAGKMEPRPDHGETSYRGSGRLAGRKALITGGDSGMGRAAAIAYAREGADVAINYLPAEEPDAQEVIALIKKEGRNGLAIPGDLKDEAFCKRLVDQVVQELGGLDIIVSNAARQQTRASILDVTSEDFDATMKTNIYAPFWIIKAALPHLKPGSCIIGTTSEQAYDPSPDLYDYAQTKAATMNYVKSLAKQLGSKGIRVNGVAPGPIWTPLQVSGGATMDKLEKFGGVTPLGRPGQPAELASIYVQLAAADASYATGQVYGASGGAGNP
- a CDS encoding phosphatase PAP2 family protein; its protein translation is MAFIEVKPTRVDTAVANQIAAHTNPGIEHAAETLTWGADEHVLLALVAAGWLSAHLLQPRRQRRIANHVLTVSVATALLPHVLKSVFDQTRPDRLTVRGHQNGAPVSGRARDAFPSGHAVHMGAIASAAGLLPPTPRRLVRSVAVALSLTRIAVLAHWTSDVVAGFALGAAVERLLRPWTQARPRSRQHKSQARS
- a CDS encoding DUF3147 family protein, encoding MTEYVVRFIAGGVIVSAFAILGDMLRPKSFAGLLGAAPSVALATLGIVVVQHGSHYAAAESWTMIYGAVALGCYSVAVCHLLMRYSLNALPATILASAVWLAVAFGLLAGFGGAA
- a CDS encoding DUF3147 family protein — its product is MLVKMSPSALKRTQWYEYGIRFVLGGLATVLAGALGARFGASVGGLFLALPAIFCASATLVESHERRSKEKAGLSGRRRGQQAAALDAAGAGLGSIGLVAFAVVFSVTAEASIIGAFALAIVAWAVVSVSAWWLRRKLRAVSRHPRAEHRVRSTGSRGSLS